A portion of the Meriones unguiculatus strain TT.TT164.6M chromosome 11, Bangor_MerUng_6.1, whole genome shotgun sequence genome contains these proteins:
- the Rcvrn gene encoding recoverin, whose amino-acid sequence MGNSKSGALSKEILEELQLSTKFTEEELSTWYQSFLKECPSGRITRQEFESIYAKFFPDSDPKAYAQHVFRSFDANSDGTLDFKEYVIALHMTTAGKPTQKLEWAFSLYDVDGNGTISKNEVLEIVMAIFKMIKPEDVKHLPDDENTPEKRAAKIWTFFGKKDDDKLTEEEFIEGTLANKEILRLIQFEPQKVKERIKERKQ is encoded by the exons ATGGGGAACAGCAAGAGCGGGGCCCTGTCCAAGGAGATCCTGGAGGAGCTGCAACTGAGCACCAAGTTCACGGAGGAGGAGCTGAGCACCTGGTACCAGTCCTTCCTGAAGGAGTGCCCGAGCGGCCGCATCACGCGGCAGGAGTTCGAAAGCATCTACGCCAAGTTCTTCCCGGACTCCGACCCCAAGGCCTATGCACAGCACGTGTTCCGCAGCTTCGATGCCAACAGCGATGGTACGCTGGACTTCAAGGAGTACGTCATCGCTCTGCACATGACCACGGCGGGCAAGCCCACGCAGAAGCTCGAGTGGGCCTTCTCGCTCTACGATGTGGACGGCAATGGGACCATCAGCAAGAACGAAGTGTTGGAGATCGTCATG GCTATTTTCAAAATGATCAAGCCTGAGGATGTGAAGCACCTTCCAGATGATGAGAACACCCCAGAAAAGCGGGCTGCGAAGATCTGGACGTTCTTCGGAAAGAAAGATGATG ATAAACTTACAGAGGAGGAGTTCATCGAGGGGACCCTGGCCAATAAAGAAATTCTGCGACTGATCCAGTTTGAACCTCAAAAAGTGAAGGAGAggataaaggaaaggaaacagtGA